GCAAGAGTGATGCAGTTAGGCTTTTGGTGGTTATTTGTTACATTTAGCAGGACTTGGGTTTGTTGTATTTTACCCAACAAGTCCTGTACAGCGCGTGGCTAAACTTAACATGCTTCCTTTTTTCTGGAGTGGCACACAAAGGAGGTGCTCACTGCTTACTGTATATACAGCGCTATGGACAGATCTGAGCAGTAATTCTATCAAGGTAACGAACAAATACAGTATTAGGGAGAACAAGCATCGCGGAAAAAAAAGCTATGCAACCCCACAACCAGCACCAATCACACATGAACgccacacatgtacagtatacacACAATTAGGACAGTTTGAGGGTAGTAATGTGTGTGGGAATTTTGAGCATTCTGAGGCGTGTTGTGTGTGTTACACTctgcaattgtttttttttttttgtaaagaccgACACGTGAAATAACTGTCGCACATATTGCGGTCGCTTTCAAAATAAAGGTTAATTCTATTTAAAACTGTGTAATTGTGCAAGCATAGCATGTTGCTCCTATCATATTCACCTGTAGTCAACTGTGCAATTGCACTGTAGCCTCCCAGTGCATTTTCCATTAGACAAGAACCCACTGCACCAGCACCCATGTTCACACGTGTCAtaacttgtattattattaatattattattactatttcatAAAGACAACGCTTAGCAAATAATGTAAGGCATCTGCATTCAGAACCAAAATGCCAATCTCTTTTTCCTCATTTACCAATCATGAAAAATACCTGAGTACGTGGCGCTCAGGTATTTTCTGATCATCCACCCACAAAATACGTTCCAGTTCAaaaccaaaatacatttttttttttttacagcaaagcTAACAGTTAAAACCATAACATCAAACTCTACAAATTCCCAGGTCGGCCTCTACCTTTAAAGGGAGGTAGTTACAtgttcttcccccccccccaaaaatgggtTATGTGTGTGGCAATCCAGGAAATCATTGTCCAATGCCAATCCAGGCCCAGTGAGAAAAAAACAGGGCACAAGTGGAATGAGCATTTCAAGATGAGGTGTGGTCCCGATGCAGCCCTTGTTGGACCAGTGTTGAGACTGAAAACAATAAGTTAGCTACCGAACGACACCATGCTTGGAATGACCTTTGTCTTTAGTGGTGTTGCTCATTAGTCCATGTGGACCACAACAAAAAGGTGGGGCAAGCCAAGCTTGTTCAGGTAGCCACATAGGCAACAGTCAAAATCATCTTTTCTATAAAAAGGGCTCTGGTTTAGACAGCGGATCGATTCCTCTCTCTTTTCATTCAGTTTTCTCTTCCTATTTTCAAGTCCATGCGGTGGCTGCTTGTGCTGTATGGCATTTCTTTCCAGGCTTTGAAGGTAAGCTGGGGGATAAAGATGACAGCGTAACAGGACAGTGTGAGTGTTTTGATTTGTACTTGTCAAACTGAAACATGAGCACACTAGTTTTAATGTTTTACTTTGCAGAGTTACAGTAAAACCTCAAAGGTAATTCCAGGAAACTTATCAACCCACAATTATTTTGGACAGATTTTCCTTTGGAATCAACGGAAATGTTGTTGTCACCATATCATTAtattacattatttattattattgactGTATTGGTTTAAAGAGGTCATATATTGATTTTTCTCTACAGTTAAAACACTTCCCTATTgtctaaataacatgtaatggtggttgtttggtcaaCATTTGGTATACATTGTGTTTTAAAAATCATCTTCAAGCctttttctgaccgtctcttcaggatgtgccgtctTATTTACGTGGGTCTCTGTCGAccacgtcttctccccgtcagacATGTTAGAGTTTTTAGCGCTTCTAAatagagtctactgacagataagtTAAAACTATGTCCTACTTTTTTATTATAGATGGTAACAGCCAggaatgcatgtgcatgtatgagccagtcagCTCCACAACAAGACCATagaaaaaaagaaggaacttattgacgacAGTATTAGCCTACAATGGCAGACTCTCTACCATATATGGCGATATCTGCTAATTCCAATTGTCTCATATGGCGGAAGTAGGAAGGAAGGCATGATTGTTTAATAAATAACTCCACAATGccttcatggtttgatttcaaattttcaggacttgcaCAAAAACATGTACCAATGCTTTTGCATAATAATTCCACTTTTAGTTAGCGATGTTTTTATCAGGAATTCATGCTGGCAATACCGATCATCCATTCATAAGTGAGATCAGCCGGTATTGATTCCATTACCGATCACATCTTTTAACTGTACATTTAgaaatgtatttatggtgagtacTATTGACAGATCAACAATATAATCACAATATTCATACTAATTCCTTATACTCCTGTAGTTAATACAATTGTTTGAATAAAACagagtcaatagtacacaataaataaatacaattctgtATTATTCATTGAAATCCTTTTTCCCGTCAaatctgagtttgtaaacattaacaacaacaaaaactaatattttgagaaaatagAAATATTGATCTTATCATTCTAGTATGGATCATATCATAATATTACCCTTGTGTCGACCACTACCATTTTATAGATTGACCTGCCCTCTTACGTGGTGTGTGCTGACTGAGAATGCTGACACCAGACTGAGGAACAGCTTTGTCCTACATATGCTTGTCAACATATTTGGAGTGTAAAAAATGTTAATATCAGACATAATGACTATTCAGCAATATCCTTTTCTAATTTCATAGCTGTTAGATGACTCAAGTGGCTGACTAAAACTCATTCAATTGATGCATTTTTGGTGTCTGCTGCAGTGTTTCTCGCAATATGCATTTACTTGCGGCTAGAACAATCCAACACTTGCTCGCAGTTAGTGCCAGCATCTTCCAGCATGCAACTTCAGCACGCAAAAAGAGTGGGTTATGGATCGCTTCTAAGATGCCCAGAAAAAGTGAAACATAATGGTTGCTGTATTTTTCAAACTATATCAAAACGCCACAGGTGATAACATAAACGATAACATAAATGTGCAGTAAATGCGTGTCTCCATTGTGAAAGTCTTGTAGTTTAAATAAGgctgtctgcaccacttttgcacttgttatcaattgtacactcagtcttagtagatcacacgcaacaagCCCACTAatagtttgcacacactgtttagcatGTGGTATTTGGTCCTTAGAAGATCAGGCCCGATGTTTTACCTAACATAATGAATACTCATGATTTTAATTTTGATAGGAATAATATTGATCATTATTATGGGCATTATCATGCAGCTTTAacacattaaaatgtattaatgcaGGCTGAATTGATAAAGACAAAAAGTTAAAAGCGTAATTTTAAGTGACGACATTCAATATGTCTGATGCAGAAGATAAACTTTTACTTGTctttgtaataaataaatatcagcAGAAAATTTGATAGCGGCATGATCCGATTAATATAGCAACATTGGCCGGTAATATCAGTCGACAATCCTAAAGTTAACGTTTTTCTCTGATTGCCCTTTGTGTGGACTAGGCACAAAAAACGAAATAAGGTTTGCAATATGCATGATGTCTAAAGTTTTGGGACATTGGACATCAGAGGCTCTAGGGCACTTTTCATTTCTTAAAGTACAGTAGCAGTCAAAGGGGTCTCACCTTCATCACGATACCACACAGCGACAGCTCAAACAGTCCTGACCACTCTCGTCGGGTGGGTTCAGCTTCCTTAGCTTATGCTGCCTAATTTCCCTGACCAGTGTGTAGAAGGCATCCTCAACTCCCtgtgtggacacacacacacacacacacacacacacacacaaacacacacacacacacagattgcatGCTGGATCCATCGCTCATAAGTGGATATCTTGCACTGTTGCATAATTCTGCAAGAATTCTGAAACCTTTCATGGCCATTGCATGAACATATATTTCAAGTCATACTGTATGGTTTTATTCCAAAATTATAAACACAGGCTAACAAACACCAGGAACACATAAAAGCGATGAGAATCTACAGAGCCCCTTCACTTTTGGGATAATGAGCACATCCACTCAGAAACAGCAAAGCTGTGTCAATGTTACCATGGCAATCATCTTAAATACTTCTCATCCAAATATCATAcgaagtgagaaaaaaaaatgtccatcaCTTGATTTTTTGCATGCCCTTACATCTATGATAGCACGACAGACCTCCTGCCGGTTCTGTGATGTTGTGTAAATGTGAGGCTGCTGTATGTGGCTGCACATAACGTGGTACAGTGAGTCAGAGATGCCGGCTGCGCAGCAATCACTACTTTTGAGACCTTTTCAAATGCGTTTCTTTTTCTGCTGGTTATGAGTCACTCCCTGCAGCACTGTAAAATCATTTCAGCAACACCAAACAACATATTGCTGAGATTTTAACAGTTTGAGTGCTTGaaacattcaaaaaataaaaagaatgtcTCCACTCTCTAAGGCTAAACTTGAGGACGACAGAAAGGTGCAGCACAGTTTAGGTGTCCATTTGGAGTTATGAACCCAAAAATATTTATACATGTTTACCCTAGCTactagcagaaaaaaaaaagactatagttTGTTTTAATCGGACCAAAAATTACATCAGGAGTCAGTGCATGCATACTGACAGTTGAACAATCAACAGTTGCTGGTATTGGTTGTATTGTATTTTCAAAATGGTTTGACTAAATTGTGTGGGTTAAAGCATATTGTCCACTATGTACCTGCCGTGTCTTGGCGGAGGTTTCGATGTAGGGAATGCCGTAGGAGCGGGCAAGTTCCTGGGCTTGCCTTGTATCCACCGTGCGTGCAGGGAGGTCACATTTGTTGCCCACAAGCACCATGGGAACATCATCTGAGTCCTTCACTCGTTTGATTTGCTCTCTGCACACAAAACAACATAGTGCCATAACTGATTATTaagattcttaaaggggaacattataaccaaacctatgcaagcgtcaatatataccttgatgttgcagaaaaaagaccatgtattttttttaaccgatttccgaactctaaatgggtgaattttggcaaattaaacgccattctgtttatcggtcttttagcgatgacgtcagaacgtgacgtcaccgaggtaacacacacgccatattcattttcaacacattacaaacaccgggtctcagctcagttgatttcccttttttcgactattttttggaaccttggagacatcatgcctcgttggtgtgttgtcggagggtgtaacaacactaacagggagggattctagttgcaccactggcaagaaatctgccgccagacccccattgaatgtaccaaagtgtcttcacatttgaccggcgatgctaagacagacatggcacagagatgtatggataacctgcagatgcatttgcaacgattaagtcatcgaaatcacaaaggtgagttttgttgatgttgttgacttatgtgctaatcagacatatttggtcacgacatgactgccagctaatcgatgctaacatgctacgctaatcgaggctaacatgctatttacactagctgtatgtacatttgaaactagatacccacatttaatgcgaaacaaacacttaccaatcgacggatttaagttgctccagtgtcacaagatgcgaaagtcctgattgtttggtctgcacattttaccggcgatgctaataaggcagccatgctatgggccatttcattaggtacacccacgctatggccgaatagcgtcaatagctattcgctcaatagcttcaatttcttcttcaatttcgttttcgctatctgcctccataccccaaccatctgtttcaatacatgcgtaatctgttgaatcgcttaagccgctgaaatccgagtctgaatccgagctaatgtcgctatatattgctgtggttaccgccatgttgtttgtataagCAGCCctctatgacgtcacagggaaatggatagtactttagaagatagcgaaaataaggcactttaaagctttatttagggatattccgggaccggtaaaattttgaaaaaaacttcaaaaaatagaacaagccactgggaactgatttttattttttttaacctttttgaaattgtgataatgttcccctttaagctgttTTCCAAACTGCCCCAAAGATGCAATGTTAAATCAAAGTGCCATTTCCCTTGTCAGAGAGCCTTATTGCCTCATTAAAGACAGCAGCTACACCACTGGAGAGCCATCCACCCAGGGAGTTCTAGGACCCTGAGGAGGATCCAGTATCGCTTGTGTAAGGGTGTGTGCTGCACTGCTGAAAAAAGGCGGACACCAGCTCGGAGTGAGGGAGGGATGGAGATGGACGACAAGCAGGCGGCAAAGAGCATTACCTCATTTCTACAGTGGCCAGAAGGAAGTAACTCAAAGGAGGGGGTCCGATCAATCTGTTAGTTCCTTTTCCTAAAGCCACAGTGCAGCAGGACACATCCACCCCGTTTAAAGCCTCCCCATCCGACACCAACACCATTAATAATGTTTACCAGCCTCAGACTAATGCCTCAAATGAGGAAAGCgctgcacagaaaaaaaaaaattcacatacaATGTCAAATGCAACATAAATTATATACCATTATTGTGACGCACCAGTGATGCATTAACCTACAAATGAACGAGTTACATTACTAAAATCCGGCATTAGATCGGTCCAAACTAATAGTTTAGCCACGTAAATGTTTACTTTAACTATCTGAATGGATATGAGTTGCCTTGTTTATTTGATGTATCTTAGACCAAAAGCCTTGTAAGGAACTCTTTCTCTTCCCTTGTCCTTGGGAATACCATCTCTGGCTACCTTAATTGAGTCAGGATCGATGTCATTGGCAGTGGCTGTAATCCTCCAGTTGGGGGCTAAGCTTTCTTTAGCCGTGTTAAATGCTACAGCATGACATCACCCTACCACTGCAGAGAGCTGGCACACACATAATGGAAACACagcccccccctctctctctctctctctctctctctctctctctctcaacacaCTGCATATATGAATTGGGTGCAGACTCATTCAAAAAAATCAATGCAAACGTGTGCAcacacattcattaaaaataatcaATGTCATAATTAactccttatttttatttttccacacCTGTATTGATGAATGTCCTCAAAGGACTTAGTGTTGTTGATGGCGAACACACACAGGAACCCCTCCCCCGTCCTCATGTACTGGTCCCTCATGGCGCTGTACTCCTCCTGGCCTGCAGTGTCCAGGATGTCCAGCAGGCAGGTCTCTCCGTCAATCACAACCTGTTTCCTGTACGAGTCCTGCACATATATGACATGCGCTGAAGCAAAGATACCAGGTACACGAAAAAAGCTAAGTACGTACTTGGTCCAAGCACATTGCTGATTTAGACAGACAAAGAGGAATTCATTTCCAAATAAACCCAAAATGCCTTTTACCAATTAAAAGATACAATATTtgaattgatatatttttatttcaaatatgcaaaaaaacaagagcaagcctgatccaatacggtgctatagccttaacagcctttataacaaaatgaaaacaatggagaacaaaaaacggaaaaaaaaataaacaaaatgagcagtggactttttttttttttttttttttttacatatttgaaaaggagtgagaagaaaatTACTCATATTTtttcccaccccttttctttaaatcatattACTCTGAACTAGAACTACCAGTTCACcctaaattataaatatatacatacataatgctcactacacacatacataggcaCACCATTACCACTTGTGATCAAGGAAATGGCATCATGCCCCAGCAGCAGCACCACTGTTTCAATACGATATGCTAATAGGAGAATGAGATGACATTGTTTCTAAAGGCAGGTGTCCTACACCCGGGACTTTTCAGCCTCATTGGTGTGGCTCTCTGCTGAGATTTTTTCTTAACGCCTTAGTACGGGTTGCATAATTTCCGACTAAGGCCATGAATGTGTCCTGATTGGTGATTCGATGAGCGAGAGGAAGGCAAGGAAAATGGAGCTGGAATGTGCACGTAAGAAATGTCGGCTTCTTAGGTGTGCAACCATAGTGGTAAGCTAATCATCAATATATAGTatactagggatgtaacaattttaaaatcttacggtacatatTGTCACGGTATTAAGGCCAAGGTACAATATTATTGTGGAATTCtccaaaataaaaattattttgtaaaaatgCCACAGTGTGTAAAAGGAAGTGGCAAGAATGTTTAGGATGAACAAACACTGTTGAAAGCAAACATAATGCCCACATGTGCTAATCATGTTTAATCCAACACATGTATTTTTTACGACACATTATTGTGCAGAAACgtccactgtttcaagcaaaaagaaaaaaaacttagtTAAGTGTCCAATAAGTGAAATCAGGTATAACTACACTAAAACAATAGTTTTTTCAAAAAAACAGTTCTTCTGCaatagacatttttttaaatatcagtTTGGAAAATGCTGTTTCTCTGAAAAATTCACCGACAATTTAACTTTAAAAGGTGCCATATGtgcgcttcacggtggaagaggggttagtgcgtctgcctcacaatacgaaggtcctggagtcctgggttcaatcccaggctcaggatctttctgtgtggagtttgcatgttctccccgtgaatgcgtgggttccctccgggtactccggcttcctcccacttccaaagacatgcacctggggataggttgattggcaacactaaattggccctagtgtgtgaatgtgagtgtgaatgttgtctgtctatctgtgttggccctgcgatgaggtggccacttgtccagggtgtaccccgccttccgcccgattgtagctgagataggtgccagtggcacccgcgaccccaaaagggaataagcggtagaaaatggatggatggatggggatgcCATACGTAGTAATGTGGCcggaaatggtactgcaatcaagGTCacaattctgtagtcccctctcACTCtccatgactttttttttttgattgattgatacttttattagtaaattgcacagttcagtacatatgaAACAaaagtgaccactaaatggtaacacccgaataagtttttcaacttgtttaagtcagggtccacgttaatcaattcatggtatctgcGGTTGCCAGATGCaaatcctactccaaggaacttcaaatggcatttgacgagtcctacgctgtaggtttctcttgttctACTTCTTGCAAGGTGGTTTACTGAGTAATTATGCCACATCTTGCTGATGTCGATTAACCAAATGTATTTGTtaagttacgcagcaatattttcgTCAAGAGTCAGAATGGATTGTTGGCATTATCCTGCTAAAGTGTCTAGTTTGCCTGCACGGACCACCATCaaattattatatataaaaaaatataatacattatatatcgcgtaggcctactttgatggcaagccaaggccaacagtaaaattaccgccacaatttgttcagcataactccatgttgcatccaacctgaagcacagcattctcttccatgtacgcacatcacaATCTTTCTGTGCAGAgtgcaattctatgagccaacccatGTTTTGCATAAATAATACAGCCTACTACAATGTCGATATacaaagtagaaaatcattaaatgtaatgcattatattgtgccaagcaaataccaccccatatATCCCTGATGCAGAAATCGCAATTAGTCACGCTAATGTTGGAacacatttcctcagcgtatcagcatattgagaacgaaataggcactgacactacccatatccacataggtattttttctcgaaaatatattttgccctgtcagttggataacacattgacatacaggctaacgggcatatatttcctccgttagcctatatgttgtcattgaccgggctagcatgctaagcattcatTTGGTGCCTGGACATAATAGATTTGTTAGACACGATCATAGACTGTATTAGACAAAAatatccatttccatttattacaagtaagaAGAAAACGTATATGCCTggcttacctatcaaggaggaaattagcaagtttaaAGCCTGATGAAAacatcttctccgccttcaatcgtaTCGATCTTTCATCCCCGATACCAATCCTCATTTTGTTCCGggttttgtcatgaataagttgagaattgtATCAACACCTTTTAGATtcactaaggtctgacatgtttaggaacttcaccagtggcagtagctcgacgaagagggcggtgcgtaactggcaacttgGATGTAACACACTCACTgactttttaattggtcaaacagtggagggcggggcatcaaaatgaaaacaataacaatatttcggggctgCAAATATAAATTTGAAATGAgtatatcccggctgaactaccatTATCAGTTATAAAGCTAATAAAAAAGAACAGGACTTatcaatgccttttgacatatcagggccatttaatgatggctcgacatgaaattattacatatggcaactttaaataatgaaaatacctcacaaattgatATTTAGTTCCGCTGAATTTAGATTTTCAAGTGTGCATTGTCGGTGCTACTACTGGCGCTTCCCTTCCATGGCGGTGTCGCCTTTGAAACGCTCAAGCCGAAGATGCTGCTTTGCAGTACGCAGACTTCATTACCTACACCAAAGAGGTTATGTCTTTACCAGGGTTTGTGTTTGTcagtttgttagcaacataactcaaaaagttattgATGGATTCTGATGATATGATTAGGAAATTCCTCTTATCTACTATGAACACACTTTTCCTGAATATATCCTCATTTTCTACCCTTTACAGCCTTCCACCCCCCCCAACCTTGTCGGTCCCGCACTGCGCGGAGGATATGGGAGATATAGTTTATTTTCAGACCGGCTAATACAAAAGCGCCAGAAAAAACTACACTCATCAAGTTTTTGTGTGACTCAGTCACACATCACTGCATTAATGTGAGGATTTTGAAACTGCAATACCGCAATATCTACAATACAGTTACCTCCCTAATATACCGGTATaccaaaaaagaaaatatattttaattctaCAGAGAGAGATTTCTTTGTCTGTAAAACTAAAGAATACTTTTGTttgttataatttatttattcacaATATTTTTCTTTAGTGGAAGATGGGGCAGAATGGCTCTGTTTGATAGTAAAAGAGTCTACTTGGAATTTGCAAAAtgcaatgcaaaaaaaacactggaTTAAGCACGGTGATATCTGTGATAAATTTAATTTTCTACTTTCAGGTCATACAAACACCATATCAGTCAGTATTCAACCTTCCAATGTGCAGCCACACAAACATGGGAGTGCCTTCCCTTTGTTTATTAGAGCATGGGAGCCAGGAATGCAAATACACAAAAAGGACATTGTCTGGCCACAGGCAGGCGTGGTGAGAAAAAGAGAAAGTgaagaaaaaaagaaggaaaaacaaagaaaagttattttcttttttagaaAACCTTTTTTAAAGGGTCCTTTGAAAACGTAATCATATGAACACTGAAAAATGCCCAAAGGAAATAatataaattcaattgaataaacaaaaaacccaaaacacaATTTATAGAGAATCCTTATATTTTACAAGCATGATACAAAGCAAACTACTGtacatataaaatacataaaatggACATGTGAACATTTAACAATCACTTTTAACTTTATAGAAGATTTTTGAAGAGCAGCAAAAGAAATATGGCagggagggcaagccccacaaaCACTACCTTGTTCCTTTGCTCCAacttatttattgaataaaaggGTGTTTCTCACCTTATTTATCAAAATGTTGGCACTCATGTTATATCCAAGTATGCACAGACAACGGCTGAGTTCTCACACAGCTTTGTCAACTGATGCAATCAGAGAAGGCAGCTTTCCAGCAGAAAACACCACACTGTTGTGACTCCCCAGCCTTTCGTACTTACATGCAATCTTAGGTGTTCTGGCAAACTGCCTGTCACCCCTTCTCCCTTGACATTAGCAGATAAtacaaggtgaaactaatctTTGAGGTAATCTGAGCATGCTGGGTACATTTAAAGTGGCAGACCGCAAGTAGTGCTTTGTTGCAAGTCTTTAGCTTGGGCAACTTTCGTGACCATCTTTGCTATCAAGGTAACAGTGCAAGACTGGGGCCCAGTACAAAACTACGGAAGACAGCCGGTAAGCATAACTTCACGCTTAAAAGTATTTTCCTACTGTACAAAGCAGTGTGGTGCGTTCTGTGACACTTTGGAAAATCGAATTCTCTCGTTGACTTTGATTCAACGATTACTACAATTTACAACTTTATTTGGCTCTATGTTTTGTAATTTTTATGCAGTCGTACTCAATAAATAACCGAATAGTGACTGAGTTATTCACATATGATTAATCATACTAAAAACAATACAAGCTATGTCCCGATCTCAATACCATGATCGAGGACCAATCTTTGCCTTTGTTACCAGAGTGGTGATCAGCTGATAAACTGCGGAGCCCAGCCAATCTCTGCCACAATTGTGTCCcagtgttaacatgctaacgagAGTACTCAAACACATGAAAACTTACTTTAAAAGGAATGAACATTCAGGTAGACTCAACTGCATTTCCATATTCCTTGTTAagtagccttgtggttagagtgtccgccctgagattggtaggtcgtaagttcaaaccccggcgaagtcataccaaagactataaaaatgggacccattacctcccctgcttggcactcagcattaagggttggaattgggggttaaatcaccaaaaaagattcccgggcgcggccaccactgctgcccgctgctcccctcacctccctagtgtgtgtgtgtgacattgataggtactttaactttaacttacacaCGTGCAGGAGGTGTGTGCTTGACTGCAAGCTGTAACAAGTGCATTATCTAGAAGCCGCTTCTAAAATACTACCACCATGGCAGAAAATGAACAACCGGTATGTTTCTTCCAAGCGTTATCACTGCAGGACTACAGGAAAAGGgatgtaaataaaatatataatatgtttctcaaataaactgtcaataaaatgtaaGCACAAATGAAAATATAGCTTTACCACGTCAGTCTTAATTTTGtcggttaaaggggaactgcacttttttggggaattttgcctatagttCACAATAATGAGAGATTTTTTTTaacgattttaaagatgataaaaaacgcttgaaagatgtgggtaatgggagtcaccattgtagcattcaaagccctctaaaacaacttccaaACTCTCcagcaatgttttatatacaaccGGCAAGTCTATATATGATGTAATAACATtgaatatattacatgttgttatgagcgtgtatatttactatattttgatcattttaataatttccaGGACAATTAtcatcacacacacgtacacaagcACAGAcagtgcatgtatgtgtgtatatatatatatatatatatacatatatatatattaggattaTCAAGTGATTACATGTTTAA
The nucleotide sequence above comes from Nerophis ophidion isolate RoL-2023_Sa linkage group LG12, RoL_Noph_v1.0, whole genome shotgun sequence. Encoded proteins:
- the hrasb gene encoding HRas proto-oncogene, GTPase b, with protein sequence MTEYKLVVVGAGGVGKSALTIQLIQNHFVDEYDPTIEDSYRKQVVIDGETCLLDILDTAGQEEYSAMRDQYMRTGEGFLCVFAINNTKSFEDIHQYREQIKRVKDSDDVPMVLVGNKCDLPARTVDTRQAQELARSYGIPYIETSAKTRQGVEDAFYTLVREIRQHKLRKLNPPDESGQDCLSCRCVVS